The Bernardetia litoralis DSM 6794 genome includes a window with the following:
- a CDS encoding sensor histidine kinase — protein sequence MKIEGLVGAKQVRYIIALMSLAMVGLIGLQFYWITTTVTLNKSRFKQNVHQALEKVAARLEKHEAIYVMKNSADQMSGQLISTLDSITKSQNTSSSLTYELQFEVKNGLASSTQSTELILQPMAKYDIRDPKIAWEENKRRRINKSQILSVIAEKLFFQNQEKPIQQRTSRPVIDSILHEEMQNKGITLDYDFAVFNHSQKSWFFASPSTSNECLVETNYCTKLFPNDMHNPDNLLCVYFPTESKYLIGKMAMILSSSIIFIGVIILCFAAAIYTILRQKKISEVTNDFINNMTHEFKTPIATISLTREILQDSTIQQNLEKTNRYLGVIADESKRLSAQVEKVLQAAKLDRKDFKLNLKSLDIHKIIEKVIRNSAVQVENRGGKIFTDLKATQTLIEGDQVHITSIISNLIDNANKYSPNAPRIEVQTKNTSTGIEIKFIDEGQGIPKKVVNKIFEKFYRVPTGNVHNVKGFGLGLSYVKSMVEAHHGTINVESEMGKGSIFTIKLPFKQPIN from the coding sequence ATGAAAATAGAAGGATTAGTAGGCGCAAAACAAGTACGCTACATCATCGCATTGATGAGCTTGGCTATGGTCGGACTTATAGGATTGCAATTTTATTGGATAACAACAACTGTAACACTCAACAAATCTCGTTTCAAACAAAATGTACATCAAGCATTAGAAAAAGTAGCTGCTCGCTTAGAAAAACATGAAGCTATATATGTAATGAAAAATAGTGCTGATCAAATGAGTGGACAGCTTATTTCAACATTAGATTCTATTACAAAATCGCAAAACACAAGCTCTTCACTCACTTATGAGCTTCAATTTGAAGTAAAAAATGGATTAGCTTCAAGCACGCAAAGTACAGAGCTTATTCTTCAACCCATGGCAAAATATGATATTCGTGACCCAAAAATTGCGTGGGAAGAAAACAAACGTAGAAGAATAAACAAATCTCAGATTTTGTCTGTAATTGCTGAAAAATTATTTTTTCAAAATCAAGAAAAGCCTATTCAACAACGTACTAGTCGTCCTGTAATTGATTCTATTTTGCATGAAGAAATGCAAAATAAAGGAATTACATTAGATTATGATTTTGCAGTTTTTAATCATTCTCAAAAAAGTTGGTTTTTTGCCTCGCCTTCCACAAGTAATGAATGTTTGGTAGAAACAAATTATTGCACCAAACTTTTTCCAAATGACATGCACAATCCAGATAATTTATTATGTGTCTATTTTCCTACTGAATCTAAATATTTGATAGGAAAGATGGCAATGATATTGTCTTCTTCTATTATTTTTATTGGTGTAATTATTCTTTGTTTTGCTGCTGCCATTTATACAATCCTGCGTCAGAAAAAAATATCAGAAGTAACAAATGATTTCATTAATAATATGACTCATGAATTTAAAACACCTATTGCTACTATTTCCCTTACTCGTGAGATATTACAAGACTCTACTATCCAACAAAACCTAGAAAAAACAAATCGATATTTAGGAGTAATTGCAGATGAAAGCAAACGACTAAGCGCACAAGTAGAAAAAGTATTACAAGCTGCAAAACTTGACCGAAAAGATTTTAAACTCAACCTAAAATCATTAGATATTCATAAAATTATAGAAAAAGTAATTCGCAACAGCGCTGTTCAAGTAGAAAACAGAGGGGGAAAAATTTTTACAGACTTAAAAGCCACACAAACACTTATTGAAGGCGACCAAGTGCATATTACAAGTATTATTTCGAACCTAATAGATAATGCAAATAAATATTCACCTAATGCACCACGTATAGAAGTACAAACTAAAAATACTTCAACAGGAATTGAAATCAAATTTATTGATGAAGGACAAGGAATTCCTAAGAAAGTAGTAAACAAAATATTTGAAAAATTCTATCGTGTACCAACAGGAAATGTACACAATGTAAAAGGTTTTGGATTAGGACTTAGTTATGTAAAATCAATGGTAGAAGCACATCACGGAACAATTAATGTGGAAAGTGAAATGGGAAAAGGTTCTATTTTTACAATAAAATTACCTTTCAAACAACCAATTAATTAA
- the murB gene encoding UDP-N-acetylmuramate dehydrogenase: MKPQILQNISLKHYNTFGIDCTAKNFVEVKTVDELKTILEIVEQENYPSIFILGGGSNVLFLKNFDGLVIKNSITGIQKVDENNENIILYAGAGENWHQFVLFCLKNNYGGVENLSLIPGTVGAAPMQNIGAYGVEVRNIVKRVKVIDRKTQEQLWISNSECKFGYRSSIFKHQAKDKYIIIGVEFRLTKKNHILNTSYGAIQNSLHALNLQANQTPTINQISKAVIEIRQSKLPNPKEIGNGGSFFKNPEIPSSQFEKLKNKFPTIVGYPISEEITKVPAGWLIEQCGWKGKVVGNTGAHKNQALVLVNYGNAKGEEIWNLAKEIQKSVFDKFGITIEPEINIVG, encoded by the coding sequence ATGAAACCTCAAATCCTACAAAATATTTCTTTAAAACATTACAATACATTTGGCATAGATTGCACAGCCAAAAATTTTGTAGAAGTAAAAACTGTTGATGAATTAAAAACTATTTTGGAAATAGTAGAACAAGAAAATTACCCCTCTATTTTTATTTTAGGAGGAGGAAGTAATGTTCTTTTTTTGAAAAATTTTGATGGATTAGTGATTAAAAACTCTATTACAGGAATACAAAAAGTAGATGAAAACAATGAAAATATAATTCTTTATGCAGGAGCAGGCGAAAATTGGCATCAATTTGTACTTTTTTGTTTGAAAAATAATTATGGAGGAGTAGAAAATTTATCACTCATTCCTGGAACAGTCGGAGCTGCACCTATGCAAAATATTGGAGCGTATGGAGTAGAAGTTCGTAATATTGTGAAGCGAGTAAAAGTAATTGATAGAAAAACTCAAGAGCAACTTTGGATTTCAAATTCTGAATGTAAGTTTGGTTATCGCAGTAGTATTTTCAAACATCAAGCAAAGGATAAGTATATTATTATTGGTGTAGAATTTCGATTAACTAAGAAAAATCATATTCTAAATACATCTTATGGAGCAATTCAAAATTCTTTACATGCGCTAAACTTACAAGCCAATCAAACTCCTACTATCAATCAAATTAGTAAGGCAGTTATTGAAATAAGACAATCAAAATTACCTAATCCAAAAGAGATCGGAAATGGAGGTAGTTTTTTTAAAAATCCTGAAATACCTAGTAGCCAGTTTGAAAAATTAAAAAATAAATTTCCTACCATTGTTGGCTATCCAATTTCTGAAGAAATAACAAAAGTTCCTGCTGGTTGGCTTATCGAACAATGTGGCTGGAAAGGAAAAGTAGTTGGGAATACAGGCGCACATAAAAATCAAGCTCTCGTTTTGGTAAATTATGGCAATGCAAAAGGAGAAGAAATTTGGAATCTAGCCAAAGAAATTCAAAAATCAGTATTTGATAAATTTGGAATTACTATTGAGCCTGAAATTAATATTGTTGGATAA
- a CDS encoding L-threonylcarbamoyladenylate synthase: MAELLKIHPDNPQESKIQKVVEVLRNGGVIIYPTDTVYGIGCDFTNAKAVEKVCKIKGIDPKKMHLSFICYDLSDISLYAHRVSNHVFKVMKKALPGAFTFILDSSNKVPKVGGVKKKQVGIRVPDHKIPRMIVQELGNPIVTTSVYGKDGKTMTDPSLMKEEYEHQVDLIIDAGMGDIQASTVIRCIEDNIILLRQGLGDIEKFADVLSKEEAESLLVEEE; the protein is encoded by the coding sequence ATGGCAGAACTCCTAAAAATACACCCAGATAATCCACAAGAAAGCAAAATTCAAAAAGTGGTCGAAGTACTAAGAAATGGTGGTGTAATTATATATCCTACTGATACAGTTTATGGAATAGGTTGTGATTTTACAAATGCAAAAGCCGTTGAAAAGGTCTGTAAAATTAAGGGAATTGACCCAAAAAAAATGCACCTCTCTTTTATTTGTTATGATTTGAGTGATATTAGTTTGTATGCTCATAGAGTAAGCAATCACGTTTTTAAAGTAATGAAAAAAGCTCTACCAGGGGCATTTACCTTTATTTTAGATTCAAGTAACAAAGTTCCAAAAGTAGGTGGCGTAAAGAAAAAGCAAGTAGGTATTCGTGTTCCTGACCACAAAATTCCTAGAATGATTGTGCAAGAATTAGGAAATCCTATCGTAACAACTTCTGTTTATGGTAAAGACGGAAAAACAATGACAGACCCTTCGCTCATGAAAGAAGAATATGAACATCAAGTAGATTTAATTATTGACGCAGGAATGGGAGATATTCAAGCCTCAACAGTTATTCGTTGTATAGAAGATAATATTATTTTACTCCGTCAAGGACTAGGAGATATAGAAAAATTTGCTGATGTTCTTTCCAAAGAAGAAGCCGAATCACTCCTTGTAGAAGAAGAATAA
- a CDS encoding tetratricopeptide repeat protein: MTNSILKSIFAGAAFVAGSLLTNIAVAQNGAVNTAEFYIKPETAKYEKALEKIRQATYHEKTKDKAKTWYIRAKVFITIFEVGTEDKKVAALVSNPVDSAFLSMQKAKELEKGSKKDTYTKRIEDPAFQTEVGMETGLEQRIKNDLLAEVVKYQDTEFEKAYEVMIPIVTYLPADTTNLTYISYFASKAEKLKEAAIYSEKLGDVEEYTGNVEAYQSAAYSYYKLEDSVNFLRILEKGAKRFPKETYFLTNIADVHIKAKDYPKAIEILKKVVEIEPTAKVLTNIAIMYQGEEQPEKAVEYYKKVLELDAQDYDATFALALHYYRQAANELEGNDQAATSPKMKMVIENADQSIIYAKKAMEINNDDDALYSMLKDLYVMKEDSKNVELMKKKIADRK; this comes from the coding sequence ATGACAAATTCAATCTTAAAATCAATCTTTGCAGGAGCTGCATTTGTAGCAGGTTCATTGCTTACAAATATAGCTGTTGCACAAAATGGAGCTGTTAATACTGCTGAATTCTATATAAAACCAGAAACTGCTAAATACGAGAAAGCATTAGAAAAAATTCGTCAAGCTACTTATCATGAAAAAACCAAAGATAAAGCAAAAACTTGGTATATAAGAGCAAAGGTTTTTATTACTATTTTTGAAGTAGGTACTGAAGATAAAAAAGTTGCTGCACTTGTTTCTAATCCAGTAGATAGTGCTTTTCTTTCTATGCAAAAAGCAAAAGAATTAGAGAAAGGCTCTAAAAAAGATACTTATACAAAAAGAATAGAAGACCCAGCATTTCAAACTGAAGTGGGAATGGAAACTGGTTTGGAGCAACGCATAAAAAATGACCTTTTAGCAGAAGTAGTAAAGTACCAAGATACTGAATTTGAGAAAGCGTACGAAGTAATGATTCCAATTGTTACTTATCTTCCTGCTGATACAACCAACCTAACTTATATTAGCTACTTTGCAAGTAAAGCAGAAAAATTAAAAGAAGCAGCTATTTATTCTGAAAAACTTGGAGATGTAGAAGAATACACTGGTAATGTAGAAGCCTATCAGTCGGCTGCTTATTCATATTACAAGCTAGAAGATAGTGTAAACTTTCTTAGAATATTAGAAAAAGGTGCTAAACGCTTTCCAAAAGAAACTTATTTCTTGACTAATATTGCTGATGTTCATATCAAAGCCAAAGATTACCCTAAAGCAATTGAAATATTAAAAAAAGTTGTTGAAATAGAACCAACAGCAAAAGTTTTGACAAATATTGCCATCATGTATCAAGGAGAAGAACAACCTGAAAAAGCAGTAGAATATTACAAAAAAGTATTAGAATTAGATGCTCAAGATTATGATGCTACTTTTGCTTTAGCTCTTCATTATTACAGACAGGCTGCAAATGAATTGGAAGGAAATGACCAAGCTGCTACAAGTCCCAAGATGAAAATGGTTATCGAAAATGCTGACCAATCTATCATTTATGCAAAAAAAGCAATGGAAATAAACAATGATGATGATGCTCTTTATAGCATGTTGAAAGATTTGTATGTAATGAAAGAAGACAGCAAAAATGTTGAATTAATGAAAAAGAAAATAGCAGATAGAAAATAA
- the gyrA gene encoding DNA gyrase subunit A: MADIENDSEELLDDGNNNIIPVSIEDEMRTAYIDYSMSVIVSRALPDVRDGLKPVHRRVLYGMSDLGVYHNKAHKKSARIVGEVLGKYHPHGDSSVYETMVRMAQEWSLRYMLVDGQGNFGSIDGDNAAAMRYTEARMQRLAEEMLADLNKEVVDFIPNFDDSLTEPSVLPGKLPNLLVNGSSGIAVGMATNMAPHNLTEVIDGIIEYIKNPEITVEELTKFVTAPDFPTGGIIYGYTGVKKALETGRGRIVMRAVATIHTDKNNREQIIVTEVPYQTNKASLIEKTASMVNEKRIEGISAIRDESDRNGLRIVYDIKRDAMANVVLNQLFKYTGLQTSFSVNNVALVKGRPRICNLRDLISYYVEHRHEIVVRRTEYDLREANKRLHLLEGLLKALDVIDLVIATIRSSKDAEEARNVLTGNGQMNTESRFFKDITVPSGFVFDFSEIQAREILSMRLQRLTGLERNKIQNEYDALVLTVADYEDILAKVERRMQIITDELLELREKYGDERRTQIVHSAEDIDIEDLIAEQEMVITISNEGYIKRTSLTEYKSQARGGKGSKGATTKADDFAEHLFIASTHNYLLIFTDHGKVYWLKVYAIPEGSKTSKGRPLQNLISIESGEKVQAVINVKNFKDEDYINNNNLIFCTKKGQIKKTILEAYSRPRQNGINAITINEGDALLDVRLTDGSNEIIMAVGSGRAIRFNESQVRPMGRTASGVRGISVKEGDEVIGMVCLSRPDSNLLVVSEKGYGKRSDIDAYRVIKRGGKGVTTLKITEKTGALISIKEVIDTDHLMISRKSGVMIRFAVSELRTMGRATQGVRLINLAAGDQIASVAKIEHIEEEELEKTTLEEGTENIDGEATDLPTDENQTDNNDIPTDENSEDVE, from the coding sequence ATGGCAGATATAGAAAACGATTCAGAAGAGCTTTTAGATGATGGCAACAATAATATTATTCCTGTAAGTATTGAGGATGAAATGCGAACAGCATACATTGATTATTCAATGTCTGTTATTGTTTCTCGTGCCTTGCCTGATGTGCGTGATGGCTTGAAGCCTGTACACCGTAGAGTTTTGTACGGAATGTCAGATTTGGGCGTTTATCACAATAAAGCTCATAAAAAATCAGCTCGTATTGTAGGAGAAGTTTTGGGTAAATACCACCCTCACGGTGATTCATCAGTTTATGAAACGATGGTCAGAATGGCACAAGAATGGTCACTTCGTTATATGCTCGTTGATGGTCAAGGAAATTTTGGTTCTATTGATGGCGATAATGCAGCAGCAATGCGTTATACAGAAGCAAGAATGCAGCGTTTGGCTGAGGAAATGTTAGCTGATTTGAACAAAGAAGTAGTTGATTTTATTCCAAACTTTGATGATTCATTGACAGAACCTTCTGTTTTACCTGGTAAATTGCCTAATCTTTTGGTAAATGGTTCGTCGGGTATTGCTGTGGGTATGGCTACAAATATGGCCCCTCACAACCTTACAGAGGTAATTGATGGAATTATTGAATATATCAAAAACCCTGAAATTACAGTTGAAGAACTTACAAAATTTGTGACTGCTCCTGATTTTCCAACTGGAGGAATTATTTATGGTTATACAGGTGTAAAAAAAGCACTTGAAACAGGACGTGGAAGAATTGTGATGCGTGCCGTTGCAACTATTCATACCGACAAAAATAACCGTGAACAGATTATCGTAACTGAAGTTCCTTATCAAACCAACAAAGCTAGTTTAATCGAAAAAACGGCTTCAATGGTCAATGAAAAGCGTATTGAAGGAATTTCTGCCATCCGTGATGAGTCAGATAGAAACGGTTTGCGTATCGTTTATGACATCAAACGTGATGCAATGGCAAATGTAGTTTTGAATCAACTTTTCAAATATACAGGACTCCAAACTTCATTTAGTGTAAATAATGTTGCTCTTGTAAAAGGTCGTCCAAGAATTTGTAATCTTAGAGATTTAATTAGTTATTATGTCGAACACAGACACGAAATTGTAGTTCGCAGAACAGAATATGACCTTAGAGAAGCCAACAAACGACTTCATCTTTTAGAAGGTCTTTTGAAAGCTCTTGATGTAATTGATTTAGTAATTGCAACTATTCGTAGCTCAAAAGATGCCGAAGAGGCAAGAAATGTTTTGACTGGAAACGGACAAATGAATACTGAGAGCCGTTTCTTCAAAGATATTACTGTTCCTAGTGGTTTTGTTTTTGATTTCTCAGAAATTCAAGCCAGAGAAATTTTGAGTATGCGTCTTCAACGCCTTACAGGATTGGAGCGTAATAAAATTCAGAATGAATATGATGCACTTGTTTTGACAGTTGCTGATTATGAAGATATTTTGGCAAAAGTAGAGCGTCGTATGCAAATTATTACAGACGAATTACTTGAGCTTAGAGAAAAATATGGCGATGAGCGTCGTACTCAAATCGTTCATAGTGCTGAAGATATTGATATTGAAGATTTGATTGCCGAGCAAGAAATGGTAATCACAATTTCAAATGAAGGTTATATCAAACGTACTTCTTTGACAGAATACAAATCTCAAGCTCGTGGTGGAAAAGGCTCAAAAGGAGCAACCACAAAAGCAGATGATTTTGCAGAACATTTGTTTATTGCTTCTACACATAATTATTTATTGATTTTTACAGACCACGGAAAAGTATATTGGCTAAAAGTATATGCCATTCCTGAAGGCTCAAAAACTTCAAAAGGTCGTCCTCTTCAAAACCTTATTTCAATAGAATCTGGTGAAAAAGTGCAGGCAGTAATCAATGTCAAGAATTTCAAAGATGAAGATTATATCAATAATAATAATCTAATTTTCTGTACAAAGAAAGGACAAATCAAAAAAACAATCTTAGAAGCCTATTCTCGCCCTCGCCAAAATGGAATTAATGCCATTACAATCAATGAAGGTGATGCACTTTTAGATGTTCGTTTGACTGATGGAAGCAACGAAATTATTATGGCTGTTGGTTCGGGTCGTGCTATTCGTTTCAACGAATCTCAAGTGCGCCCAATGGGAAGAACAGCATCAGGTGTTCGTGGAATTTCTGTAAAAGAAGGCGATGAAGTAATTGGAATGGTTTGTTTGAGTCGTCCAGATTCAAACCTTTTAGTTGTTTCTGAAAAAGGATATGGAAAACGCTCTGATATAGATGCTTATAGAGTAATCAAACGTGGTGGAAAAGGAGTAACAACTCTCAAAATCACTGAAAAAACAGGTGCTTTAATTTCTATAAAAGAAGTAATCGATACCGACCATTTGATGATTAGTAGGAAATCAGGGGTTATGATTCGCTTTGCCGTTTCAGAACTTCGCACTATGGGACGTGCTACACAAGGCGTTCGTCTAATTAATTTAGCTGCAGGTGACCAAATTGCTTCTGTTGCCAAAATTGAACATATCGAAGAAGAAGAATTAGAGAAAACAACTTTAGAAGAAGGAACTGAAAATATCGATGGTGAAGCTACCGACTTGCCTACTGATGAAAACCAAACTGACAACAATGACATACCAACTGATGAAAATTCAGAAGATGTAGAATAA